A stretch of Bifidobacterium sp. ESL0704 DNA encodes these proteins:
- the ruvB gene encoding Holliday junction branch migration DNA helicase RuvB, giving the protein MAETNGSQSNIGADEQSLRMISSEPIGNEPVSDEELRPRALEGFIGQPLLKAQLQLFLDAARKRDVPPDHILLAGPPGLGKTTLAMIVANELQVPIRVTSGPAIQHAGDLASILSSLDEGEVLFIDEIHRLPRPAEELLYIAMEDFRVDVMVGKGPGASSIPLTLPRFTVIGATTREGMLPSPLRARFGFTAHLDFYPHEELERLIERSAGVLGISLASGSAKQLSLRSRGTPRIANRLLRRVRDWAIVHDLDEIGPDDVQAALELYQIDSEGLDRLDLAVLNAIVRNFDGGPVGLNNLSAMVGEESETVETVCEPYLVREGFLVRTPKGRVATEKAWRHLGLVPRDDVNKLF; this is encoded by the coding sequence ATGGCAGAGACCAACGGATCACAGTCCAACATAGGGGCCGATGAGCAATCGTTGCGCATGATTTCCTCCGAGCCGATAGGCAATGAACCCGTCAGTGATGAGGAGCTTCGCCCGAGGGCACTTGAAGGTTTTATCGGTCAACCCTTGCTGAAAGCCCAATTACAGCTCTTCTTGGACGCTGCAAGAAAACGTGACGTGCCACCTGACCATATCCTCCTTGCGGGCCCTCCTGGATTAGGCAAGACCACGCTGGCGATGATCGTGGCCAATGAGTTGCAGGTGCCGATACGTGTGACTTCCGGTCCGGCCATCCAGCATGCAGGCGATTTGGCTTCCATCCTGAGCTCCCTGGATGAGGGTGAGGTCCTGTTCATCGACGAGATTCACCGTCTGCCTCGACCGGCGGAAGAATTGCTGTATATCGCCATGGAGGATTTCAGAGTCGATGTGATGGTGGGCAAGGGTCCAGGCGCTTCTTCTATTCCACTGACCTTGCCTCGATTCACCGTCATCGGTGCCACGACGCGTGAAGGCATGCTGCCCTCACCGTTGCGCGCCCGTTTCGGGTTCACCGCCCATCTGGACTTCTATCCTCACGAGGAGCTTGAGCGGCTTATCGAACGCAGCGCGGGTGTGCTTGGCATCAGTTTGGCGTCGGGGAGTGCAAAACAGCTTTCCCTGCGCAGCCGTGGTACGCCCCGTATCGCCAACCGTCTGCTCCGGCGTGTTCGCGATTGGGCGATTGTCCATGACCTCGATGAAATCGGACCTGATGATGTTCAGGCGGCACTCGAGCTCTATCAGATCGATTCGGAAGGCCTTGACAGGCTCGATCTGGCCGTGCTCAACGCCATTGTCAGGAATTTCGACGGCGGACCGGTCGGTCTCAACAATCTTTCGGCGATGGTGGGTGAGGAATCCGAAACGGTGGAAACTGTCTGCGAACCTTATCTGGTGCGTGAAGGATTCCTGGTTCGTACCCCGAAAGGGAGGGTCGCGACCGAAAAAGCCTGGCGTCATCTGGGCCTTGTTCCCAGAGATGATGTCAATAAGTTATTCTAA
- the ruvA gene encoding Holliday junction branch migration protein RuvA: MIGMLKGKVESVGDAAALIDVNGIGFEVRMPAAELSALHTGQDAKVFTSLNVSQDAIALYGFLSPSSKRMFLQLQKVSGIGPRVALSLLSTLPPDKLARTVMDGDAAALAKAPGLGKKGAQKIILELRGSINLDEIESGRASDEPEYDTGTTEVIEGLVSLGWRESDAARAVTKVCKDNDIRTPLENADIPKVLKLALTSLDRGR, translated from the coding sequence ATGATTGGAATGCTCAAGGGCAAGGTGGAAAGCGTAGGAGACGCCGCGGCCCTGATCGATGTCAACGGCATCGGCTTCGAAGTGCGTATGCCTGCCGCGGAGCTTTCGGCTCTGCATACCGGCCAGGATGCCAAGGTGTTCACCTCGCTCAACGTATCGCAGGATGCCATTGCACTCTACGGGTTTCTTTCGCCGTCCTCGAAGCGTATGTTTCTGCAGTTGCAGAAGGTCAGCGGCATCGGTCCGCGTGTGGCGTTGTCGCTGCTCTCGACGCTTCCTCCCGACAAGCTCGCGAGAACCGTCATGGACGGAGACGCGGCGGCCTTGGCCAAGGCGCCGGGGTTGGGCAAAAAAGGTGCGCAGAAGATTATCCTCGAACTGCGTGGATCCATTAATCTCGACGAGATCGAAAGCGGTCGCGCCTCCGACGAACCCGAATACGACACCGGCACCACCGAGGTCATCGAAGGCTTGGTCTCCTTGGGTTGGCGGGAAAGCGACGCTGCTCGCGCGGTGACGAAGGTTTGCAAGGACAACGACATCAGGACGCCGCTGGAGAATGCGGATATTCCCAAAGTTTTGAAACTGGCATTGACATCTTTGGATCGGGGGCGCTAA
- the ruvC gene encoding crossover junction endodeoxyribonuclease RuvC gives MIILGVDPGLTRCGVGVIEADASRRLSFVHVDVVRSDPHISQDLRLLAIYNGLAAKIDRFVPDTVSIERVFAQENRNTVLGTAQAAGLAMLAAAQRGIPVALHTPTEAKMAVTGNGRAEKIQVERMVARILNLNKIPEPADAADALAQAICHALRPSGALQGGEREQHLTLAQRQWAQAQQHAKKRHSVDRGM, from the coding sequence GTGATTATTCTTGGCGTCGACCCCGGGCTTACCCGCTGCGGGGTCGGTGTAATTGAAGCCGACGCGTCGCGCCGGCTTTCTTTTGTTCATGTCGATGTCGTGCGCAGTGATCCGCATATCTCGCAGGATCTTCGTCTTCTGGCCATCTACAACGGACTGGCGGCGAAGATCGACCGGTTCGTGCCGGACACCGTTTCCATCGAGCGTGTCTTCGCGCAGGAAAACCGCAATACGGTATTGGGCACGGCACAAGCAGCCGGACTGGCGATGCTTGCCGCGGCTCAACGCGGGATTCCCGTGGCCCTCCACACGCCGACCGAAGCCAAGATGGCCGTGACCGGCAACGGACGCGCCGAAAAGATCCAGGTGGAACGCATGGTCGCGCGTATCCTGAACCTCAACAAGATTCCGGAACCCGCCGACGCGGCCGATGCCTTGGCACAGGCGATATGCCATGCGCTGCGTCCCTCCGGTGCGCTCCAGGGCGGAGAACGCGAGCAGCATCTCACCTTGGCCCAGCGCCAATGGGCGCAGGCGCAGCAGCACGCCAAGAAACGCCACAGCGTCGATAGGGGCATGTAA
- a CDS encoding YebC/PmpR family DNA-binding transcriptional regulator → MSGHSKWATTKNKKAAIDAKRGKLFAKLIKNIEIAARLGGGDPDGNPTLYDAIVKAKKASMPADNIKRAVKRGSGAEAGAANYESINYEGYAPAGVGLIIECLTDNRNRAAAEVRSTLTKGNGSLATSGSVSFNFERKGQIVVPSEGLDYDNIFEVAAEAGAEDVKDEGEVYVVVTAPEDMVAVREALQKANVDYDSADLVMIPKTEIDLGLEDAQKVSKLIDNLDDLDDVQNIYSNWTASDEVMEQLDAE, encoded by the coding sequence ATGTCAGGGCATTCCAAGTGGGCGACCACTAAAAACAAGAAGGCCGCCATCGACGCGAAGCGCGGCAAGCTGTTCGCGAAACTCATCAAGAACATCGAGATCGCGGCCCGTTTGGGCGGCGGTGATCCGGACGGCAATCCGACCCTTTATGACGCCATCGTCAAGGCCAAGAAGGCCTCCATGCCGGCGGACAACATCAAGCGCGCCGTCAAGCGCGGTTCCGGTGCCGAGGCCGGCGCTGCCAACTACGAGTCCATCAACTATGAAGGCTATGCGCCTGCCGGCGTTGGGCTGATTATCGAGTGCCTCACCGACAACCGCAACCGCGCGGCCGCCGAAGTGCGCTCCACGCTGACCAAGGGCAACGGCTCGCTGGCCACCAGCGGCTCCGTGAGCTTCAATTTCGAGCGTAAGGGCCAGATCGTGGTGCCTTCCGAGGGGCTCGATTACGACAACATCTTCGAGGTCGCCGCCGAGGCTGGCGCCGAGGATGTCAAGGACGAGGGCGAAGTCTACGTCGTCGTCACCGCACCCGAGGACATGGTCGCGGTTCGTGAGGCTCTGCAGAAGGCCAATGTCGACTATGATTCGGCCGATCTGGTCATGATTCCGAAGACCGAGATCGATCTTGGTCTTGAGGATGCTCAGAAGGTCTCCAAGTTGATCGACAACCTCGACGACCTTGACGATGTGCAGAACATCTACAGCAACTGGACCGCCTCCGACGAGGTCATGGAACAGCTGGATGCGGAGTAA
- a CDS encoding glycosyltransferase family 4 protein: MSYVENEETIERPDPLHGRKLNVGIISPYSFETPGGVQFHIRDFAEELMKRGHTVEVLAPGRRTRDMPLWVTTNDSSFSIPYNGSVARLSYFGFVGPRTRRWVKQGHFDIVHLHEPETPSLSHKPLTMIHHPPFVGTFHAAFDPYPLALRFFQGYLRRYLSPLSAGICVSDAAKDVVKHYGPRKIRYDVIPNGINRGFFADAQPKQSWQGTKKEPTIGFLGRMGESRKGFSVFACAAYDIVKQYPSARFLCAGTGQHDAMKILANIDPSGTLADHFEFLGRISDQDKARFYRSLDVYVAPQTGGESFGIVLVEAMAASCAVVSSDLDAFAAVAQNGEDAALFANGDGHDCARRIISLLDNPQRRQRLRQAGFEHSKQYDWAEVADRVLEVYARVLS; encoded by the coding sequence ATGTCCTATGTAGAAAACGAAGAGACCATCGAGCGCCCGGATCCGCTTCATGGCAGAAAACTGAATGTCGGCATCATCTCCCCGTATTCGTTTGAGACGCCTGGCGGCGTTCAGTTCCACATCCGTGATTTCGCGGAGGAACTGATGAAACGCGGGCATACCGTGGAGGTGCTTGCGCCCGGAAGACGCACCAGGGACATGCCGCTATGGGTGACCACCAACGATTCCTCGTTTTCCATACCCTACAACGGATCGGTGGCACGCCTCAGTTATTTCGGTTTCGTCGGTCCGCGCACCCGGCGTTGGGTCAAACAGGGCCATTTCGATATCGTCCATCTGCACGAACCGGAGACCCCGTCGTTGAGCCACAAGCCGCTGACGATGATCCACCATCCGCCGTTCGTCGGCACCTTCCACGCCGCGTTCGACCCCTATCCGTTGGCATTGCGTTTCTTCCAGGGCTATCTGAGGCGCTATCTCTCCCCGCTTTCCGCAGGCATCTGCGTCTCGGATGCGGCCAAGGACGTGGTGAAGCATTATGGGCCTCGCAAGATTCGATACGACGTTATTCCCAACGGCATCAACCGCGGGTTTTTCGCCGATGCGCAACCCAAGCAATCTTGGCAGGGGACGAAGAAAGAACCGACCATCGGCTTCCTGGGGCGCATGGGGGAGAGCCGCAAAGGGTTCTCCGTGTTTGCCTGTGCCGCGTATGACATTGTCAAACAGTATCCCTCGGCCCGTTTCCTCTGTGCGGGAACCGGTCAGCATGACGCGATGAAAATACTGGCCAACATCGACCCGAGCGGAACGCTCGCCGATCATTTCGAATTCCTGGGGAGGATCAGCGACCAGGACAAGGCGCGATTCTACCGATCGCTTGACGTCTATGTTGCCCCTCAGACAGGAGGGGAGAGTTTCGGCATCGTCCTGGTCGAAGCCATGGCCGCCTCATGCGCCGTGGTCTCCAGCGACCTTGATGCGTTTGCGGCCGTCGCTCAAAACGGTGAGGATGCGGCGTTGTTTGCCAATGGCGACGGGCATGATTGCGCGCGTCGGATAATTTCGCTGCTGGACAACCCACAACGTCGGCAACGTCTGCGTCAGGCGGGCTTTGAACATTCGAAACAGTACGACTGGGCTGAAGTGGCCGACCGCGTTTTGGAGGTCTACGCCCGTGTATTGTCGTGA
- a CDS encoding phosphatidylinositol mannoside acyltransferase, producing the protein MFDNFLVFLAKHPRIIPEPLLRGLFLCAADICWLLHIGGVQQLERNLRHVLESRDGSVSQTMLRKTSHKGMRSYFTYFAEAMTVGGQSDERLLARARPIGPGLPICKELVHDNPGSAPMAISHQGNWDYEGFLAADVIAPVTVTAERLKNQKLLDVFIEIRKRMDITVLLTGQPHLIEKLEGALAKPHVLVPLLADRDLSRYGEFVHAFGSTIRVARGPATLALDTGKPLFVVNMFRERLHGEARRKAGIGYGYVVDLSAPIDVAQFRGLPREEAIHAISQAWVDVWSRDIAAHPEDWHMLQPIFIEDLDMSRLKDVPDDVLAELRQINADDNTKPIGK; encoded by the coding sequence ATGTTCGATAATTTTCTCGTATTTCTTGCCAAACACCCAAGGATCATCCCCGAGCCACTGCTTCGTGGCCTTTTCCTCTGTGCTGCCGATATCTGCTGGCTGTTGCATATCGGGGGAGTGCAGCAGCTTGAGCGCAACCTGCGTCATGTCCTTGAATCACGTGACGGAAGCGTATCGCAAACAATGCTGCGCAAGACAAGCCACAAGGGCATGCGCTCCTATTTCACGTATTTCGCAGAGGCGATGACGGTGGGCGGGCAGAGCGATGAACGGCTGCTGGCCCGGGCCAGGCCGATTGGACCGGGACTGCCCATCTGCAAAGAACTGGTGCACGACAATCCCGGCAGTGCGCCCATGGCCATCAGCCATCAAGGTAACTGGGATTACGAAGGGTTTCTCGCGGCGGATGTTATCGCGCCGGTAACTGTGACCGCGGAACGGCTCAAAAACCAGAAACTGCTTGACGTCTTCATCGAAATCCGCAAGCGTATGGACATCACGGTACTGCTGACCGGCCAGCCCCACTTGATCGAGAAACTGGAGGGGGCACTGGCCAAGCCTCACGTACTGGTGCCTCTGCTCGCCGACCGTGATTTGAGCCGGTACGGCGAATTCGTGCATGCCTTCGGCTCCACCATCAGGGTGGCGCGGGGGCCGGCGACGCTGGCTCTCGATACCGGCAAGCCGCTGTTCGTGGTCAATATGTTCCGTGAAAGGCTTCATGGCGAGGCACGACGCAAAGCGGGCATCGGCTATGGTTACGTCGTCGATCTCAGCGCTCCCATCGATGTCGCTCAGTTCCGCGGTCTGCCTCGTGAAGAGGCCATTCACGCCATCAGTCAGGCATGGGTGGACGTGTGGAGCCGTGATATTGCCGCGCATCCCGAGGATTGGCACATGCTGCAGCCGATTTTCATCGAGGATTTGGATATGTCCCGACTCAAGGATGTGCCCGATGACGTGCTGGCCGAACTCAGACAGATCAATGCAGACGATAACACCAAGCCCATCGGAAAGTGA
- a CDS encoding CDP-alcohol phosphatidyltransferase family protein, whose amino-acid sequence MLEKLRPPFKRLIAPIAKLLVAVGLTANAVTVIGAVGTILVAIATGITGWLIPGSILLAILAAFDSLDGSVAALTTGGTKFGAFLDSTLDRIADWAVLVAVIIFFCLHRDWWYNPATTSAPDIVSYLGVGAALYAIMTSFVTSYARARAESVGYEAKNGIATRSDRLVIILIGMLLTGIFGSPLWLLAFILILAVLGTITVFQRIFEVRRQMKADGAI is encoded by the coding sequence ATGCTTGAGAAACTACGACCACCGTTCAAACGCCTCATCGCCCCGATAGCAAAGCTGTTGGTGGCGGTGGGTCTGACGGCAAACGCAGTGACCGTTATCGGGGCAGTCGGTACGATTCTCGTGGCCATTGCCACGGGAATCACCGGCTGGCTCATCCCAGGTTCCATACTGCTGGCCATTCTTGCGGCGTTCGATTCATTGGACGGATCGGTGGCGGCGTTGACCACGGGAGGCACCAAATTCGGAGCTTTCCTGGATTCGACGCTCGACCGCATTGCCGATTGGGCGGTTTTGGTCGCGGTCATCATCTTCTTCTGCCTGCATCGTGACTGGTGGTACAATCCGGCGACAACGAGTGCACCCGATATCGTCAGTTACCTCGGAGTCGGTGCGGCATTGTATGCGATCATGACCTCGTTCGTGACCTCGTATGCCCGTGCTCGCGCCGAGTCGGTCGGTTATGAGGCCAAGAACGGCATTGCCACCAGAAGCGACCGTTTGGTGATCATTCTGATCGGCATGCTGCTGACCGGCATCTTCGGTAGCCCTTTGTGGCTTTTGGCGTTTATCCTCATCCTCGCGGTTCTGGGAACCATCACGGTTTTCCAGCGCATCTTTGAAGTACGCCGGCAGATGAAAGCCGACGGCGCAATCTGA
- the thrS gene encoding threonine--tRNA ligase, translated as MAEQTISITLNGSAKEVEATQTGTDLFADDKNIIAVRLNGKPRDLYTPLHDGDTVEPIALDSEDGLAIMRHSATHVMAQAVQEIRPDAKLGIGPAIENGFYYDFDVDKPFTPDDLKEIDKRMKRIIKSSQSFRRRVVSEDEAKAEEAAQPYKLELIGKKKEDIDETVGTEVPNQGEITMYDNLDRDGNIVWKDLCQGPHLPNTRYIKAFKLERTAAAYWLGDEHNPSMQRIYGTAWASKEDLKAYQTRMEEAAKRDHRKLGAEMDLFSFPEEIGPGLAVFHPKGGAIINAMEDYSREMHRKAGYSFVQTPHITKGGLYETSGHLQWYKDGMFPPMHLDEESDENGNITKQGFDYYLKPMNCPMHNLIFKSRQRSYKELPLRLFEFGTVYRYEKSGEVHGLTRVRGLTQDDSHIYCTREQMKDELKSILNFVLKVLKDFGLNDFYLELSTKDEKKFVGSDEIWTEATETLREVAEESKLELVADPGGAAFYGPKISVQARDAIGRTWQVSTIQLDFNLPERFKLEYIAKDGTHQRPVMIHRALFGSIERFFAILLEHYAGAFPVWLAPVQVTGIPVADEFAPHLRKFIDSLTQETVRCEMDTSDDRFGKKIRNASKSKVPFTLIVGEDDVNKNAVSFRFRDGSQLNGVPVETAKADILKVIKSRAQVNNADDFAEATK; from the coding sequence ATGGCTGAACAAACCATCTCCATCACACTCAACGGAAGCGCAAAGGAGGTGGAAGCCACACAGACCGGCACCGATCTCTTTGCCGATGACAAGAACATCATCGCTGTACGTCTCAACGGCAAGCCTCGTGACCTTTACACCCCGCTTCATGACGGCGACACCGTCGAACCCATCGCTTTGGACAGCGAGGACGGCCTGGCGATCATGCGCCACTCCGCCACCCATGTCATGGCGCAGGCCGTTCAGGAGATTCGACCGGATGCCAAGCTCGGCATCGGCCCGGCCATCGAAAACGGCTTCTACTATGATTTCGACGTCGACAAGCCCTTCACCCCTGATGACTTGAAGGAAATCGACAAGCGCATGAAGCGCATCATCAAGTCCTCGCAGTCGTTCCGCCGCCGTGTGGTCAGCGAGGACGAGGCAAAGGCCGAGGAAGCCGCCCAGCCATACAAGCTCGAGCTCATCGGCAAGAAGAAGGAAGACATCGACGAAACCGTCGGCACCGAGGTGCCGAATCAGGGCGAAATCACGATGTATGACAATCTTGACCGTGACGGCAATATCGTCTGGAAAGACCTCTGCCAAGGGCCGCACCTGCCCAATACCCGCTATATCAAGGCATTCAAGCTGGAACGTACCGCCGCCGCCTACTGGCTCGGCGACGAGCACAATCCGTCGATGCAGCGTATCTATGGCACGGCCTGGGCTTCCAAGGAAGATCTCAAGGCCTATCAGACCCGCATGGAGGAGGCCGCCAAGCGCGACCACCGCAAGCTCGGAGCCGAAATGGACCTCTTCTCCTTCCCGGAGGAGATCGGACCCGGCCTGGCCGTCTTCCACCCGAAGGGCGGCGCGATCATCAACGCCATGGAGGATTACTCCCGTGAGATGCACCGCAAGGCCGGCTACAGCTTCGTGCAGACCCCGCACATCACCAAGGGCGGCCTCTACGAGACCAGCGGCCACCTGCAGTGGTACAAGGACGGCATGTTCCCGCCGATGCACCTCGACGAGGAGAGCGACGAGAACGGCAACATCACCAAGCAGGGCTTCGACTACTACCTAAAGCCCATGAACTGCCCGATGCACAACCTCATCTTCAAGTCCCGCCAGCGCTCTTACAAGGAGCTGCCGCTGCGCCTCTTCGAGTTCGGCACCGTCTACCGCTACGAGAAGAGCGGCGAGGTCCACGGGCTGACCCGCGTGCGCGGCTTGACGCAGGACGATTCCCATATCTACTGCACCCGTGAGCAGATGAAGGACGAGTTGAAGTCCATCCTCAACTTCGTCTTGAAGGTCCTGAAGGACTTCGGCCTGAACGACTTCTACCTTGAGCTTTCCACCAAGGACGAGAAGAAGTTCGTCGGAAGCGACGAGATCTGGACCGAGGCTACCGAGACGTTGCGTGAGGTCGCCGAGGAATCCAAGCTCGAGCTCGTCGCCGATCCGGGCGGGGCCGCTTTCTACGGCCCGAAGATCTCCGTGCAGGCCCGTGACGCCATTGGCCGCACCTGGCAGGTCTCGACCATCCAGCTCGACTTCAACCTGCCCGAGCGCTTCAAGCTCGAGTACATCGCGAAGGACGGCACCCACCAGCGCCCGGTGATGATTCACCGCGCCCTGTTCGGTTCCATCGAGCGTTTCTTCGCCATCCTGCTCGAGCATTATGCCGGCGCCTTCCCGGTCTGGCTGGCCCCGGTCCAGGTCACGGGCATTCCTGTGGCCGACGAGTTCGCGCCTCATCTGCGCAAGTTCATCGATTCCCTGACGCAGGAGACCGTGCGCTGCGAGATGGACACTTCCGACGACCGCTTCGGCAAGAAGATCCGCAATGCCTCGAAGTCGAAGGTTCCCTTCACTCTGATCGTCGGCGAGGATGACGTCAACAAGAACGCGGTGAGCTTCCGCTTCCGCGACGGCAGCCAGCTCAACGGTGTTCCTGTCGAGACGGCCAAGGCCGATATCCTGAAGGTCATCAAGTCCCGTGCCCAGGTCAACAACGCCGATGATTTCGCAGAAGCGACGAAGTAA
- a CDS encoding cation diffusion facilitator family transporter, whose product MASDSVKTALLANVGVAVAKGLAAAFTGSSAMLSEAVHSVADCANELVLMVGGRAAAKSNRDHPFGLYRAKYLASFLVATLLFFVGGWFSSSQSFGKLVGLANGSMPRDVESIELLASLAVIVISACLEGYGLHTSIREARERMETLKIGDINLFAFWRKTKSAELASVMMEDTLALVGLVFAGLGIALALVTGDEIWDAVGGMCVGIILIVGAVALGFKSGSLLIGEAVEPVMVSRIRDAVEQTSGVDRLINLQAMHMAEDDILLCLKVQTSKLDRDYDVETVNKIESAVRQALPFYRFEIYVEPDLYRRPEE is encoded by the coding sequence ATGGCAAGTGATTCCGTAAAGACCGCGTTGTTGGCGAATGTCGGAGTGGCGGTCGCCAAAGGGCTTGCGGCCGCGTTCACCGGCTCGTCGGCCATGCTGAGCGAGGCGGTGCATTCCGTGGCCGATTGCGCCAATGAACTGGTGCTTATGGTGGGCGGCAGGGCTGCTGCGAAGTCGAACCGGGACCATCCTTTCGGTCTTTACCGGGCCAAATACCTTGCCTCGTTTCTCGTGGCGACCCTGCTGTTCTTCGTGGGCGGATGGTTCTCGTCGTCACAGAGCTTCGGAAAGCTTGTCGGGCTTGCCAACGGTTCGATGCCGAGAGACGTCGAATCAATCGAGTTGCTGGCCTCTTTGGCGGTTATCGTCATTTCGGCGTGCTTGGAAGGCTATGGCCTGCATACCTCGATTCGTGAAGCCCGAGAGCGCATGGAGACGCTGAAGATCGGCGACATCAATCTGTTCGCGTTCTGGCGAAAGACCAAAAGCGCCGAGCTCGCTTCGGTGATGATGGAAGACACGCTGGCTCTCGTGGGATTGGTATTCGCCGGCTTGGGCATCGCCCTCGCGTTGGTTACCGGTGACGAGATCTGGGATGCTGTAGGCGGCATGTGCGTCGGCATCATCCTTATCGTCGGAGCCGTGGCGCTCGGGTTCAAATCGGGTTCGTTGCTCATCGGAGAAGCGGTGGAGCCTGTGATGGTCTCACGCATTCGAGACGCCGTGGAGCAGACGAGCGGGGTAGACCGGCTGATCAACTTGCAGGCCATGCATATGGCCGAAGACGATATCCTGCTATGTCTTAAGGTGCAGACGTCCAAACTCGACCGTGACTACGATGTCGAAACCGTCAACAAGATCGAATCCGCAGTGCGTCAAGCATTGCCTTTCTATCGTTTCGAAATCTACGTGGAACCTGATCTGTATAGAAGGCCAGAAGAATAA
- a CDS encoding PAC2 family protein gives MTIDAKTTKPMMVCAFEGWNDASQAATNVIRHLVATYESREIRHIRTDSYYDLQSARPMICHITGQARIVWPQTTFYEITVAPETRIYAQIAPEPNYRWIDYCRHSLRIADELDISEIVTLGSMFADCPHTRPLPIEESALRRGESSIRGGAVKDSEKHSKGGNPYDGPVGIPTVLDMFAEQEGFSTNSMWVSVPQYLAGDECPQGSLQLLQRLSQILGVELDAGTLPQQCVTWKAQADVLANCNDDLKFYIHHLESKYDLDQQLDKLGDGTVSRGDAIAQEAEEFLSHIQD, from the coding sequence ATGACAATTGATGCGAAAACAACGAAGCCTATGATGGTCTGCGCTTTCGAGGGGTGGAACGACGCCAGCCAGGCAGCCACCAACGTGATCCGGCATCTCGTGGCCACATATGAATCACGCGAAATCAGGCATATCCGCACCGACAGCTATTACGACCTGCAGTCCGCGCGTCCGATGATCTGCCACATCACCGGTCAGGCCCGTATCGTCTGGCCGCAAACGACCTTCTACGAAATCACGGTTGCACCCGAAACCCGTATCTATGCCCAGATAGCCCCCGAACCCAATTACCGCTGGATCGATTATTGCCGTCACTCCCTGCGTATCGCCGATGAACTCGATATCAGCGAAATCGTGACTCTGGGATCGATGTTCGCCGACTGCCCGCACACCCGCCCACTGCCCATCGAAGAATCAGCGTTGCGACGCGGCGAATCAAGCATTCGCGGAGGTGCCGTCAAAGACTCGGAGAAGCACAGCAAAGGCGGTAACCCCTATGACGGGCCGGTCGGCATCCCCACGGTGCTCGACATGTTCGCCGAACAGGAAGGGTTCAGCACCAATTCGATGTGGGTCTCCGTACCCCAATACCTGGCTGGGGACGAATGCCCGCAAGGCTCGTTGCAGTTGTTGCAGAGGCTTTCGCAGATACTCGGCGTCGAGCTCGATGCCGGAACTCTGCCGCAGCAATGCGTGACATGGAAGGCGCAGGCCGACGTCCTTGCCAATTGCAACGACGATCTGAAGTTCTATATCCACCATCTTGAATCCAAATACGACCTTGACCAGCAGCTCGACAAGTTGGGCGACGGCACGGTTTCACGCGGCGACGCGATAGCCCAGGAGGCCGAAGAATTCCTTTCGCACATCCAAGACTGA